Proteins from a single region of Scleropages formosus chromosome 22, fSclFor1.1, whole genome shotgun sequence:
- the LOC108918569 gene encoding protein Wnt-1-like: MQQECKCHGMSGSCTVRTCWMRLPSLRVVGDLLKDRFDGASRVIYANKGSNRASNRADLCHLQPENPTHKPPSVRDLVYFEKSPNFCSYSRKIGTRGTTGRTCNSSSPALDGCELLCCGRGYRTRTEEVTERCHCIFHWCCHVSCLNCTSTRISHQCL; encoded by the coding sequence ATGCAGCAGGAGTGCAAGTGCCATGGCATGTCGGGTTCTTGCACTGTGCGCACCTGCTGGATGCGGCTGCCCAGCCTCCGTGTGGTGGGGGACCTTCTGAAGGACCGCTTTGACGGAGCCTCGCGTGTCATCTATGCCAACAAAGGCAGTAACCGGGCCTCCAACCGAGCAGACCTATGCCATCTTCAGCCAGAGAACCCAACCCATAAGCCCCCCTCAGTGCGGGACCTGGTCTATTTTGAGAAGTCGCCCAATTTCTGCTCCTACAGCAGGAAAATAGGCACGCGGGGTACAACGGGACGCACCTGCAACAGCTCATCCCCAGCGCTGGATGGGTGTGAGCTCTTGTGCTGCGGGCGAGGCTACAGGACACGGACGGAGGAGGTGACGGAGAGGTGCCACTGCATCTTCCATTGGTGCTGCCACGTCAGTTGCCTTAATTGCACCAGCACTCGGATCTCGCACCAGTGTCTATGA